The DNA region AACGTGCGTATCCTCCCTGTGAGTGTTTTGTTACTGACCCCTGATGACTGAAGGGGTAGGTTTAACTTCTGTCCAATTTAATTATACGTATTTCTACCCCTAAAAGTCAAGTGCCGTTGCACTTTAGTATATACTTTAATATATAAGGGCAGGCAGGCACGCACGCACCCTGTGCCGTCCACTTCATTATAGGGCAGGTTTTGTGCCTGCCGACTGTCCCTGATAAGGGGATTAGGAGTGTTACTCAATACCATGAATCAAGAAATCTATCTCTCTGTCGCACAAGCCGCCGATCTACTGGGTATCTCGCAGGAAACGCTTTACAAAGAGATACAAGCCAAGAACCTCACCGCCGTAGAGAACCCAGACAGGAAGCGGAAACATCAGGTCATCGCACACAGCGAACTCTCGCGTCTCTACGGCAACGTATACATCCCCGATGGGTACCTCGAATACGCCGGGGACAAGTCCGTCGATTTTGTCAGAGTTGCGCTCCGGCAGGAGAACGAGCGACTCCGTAAGGCGTTGGAAGATACCCAGAAACGTGAGCAATTCCTCAATGACCAACTCGCCACCGCACTCCAAAACCAAAAAACACTCATCGAGGCACACGCAGAACTCACAAAAACCCTTGATAACCTAACCACCATACTGGAGAATATGACGTAGATTCTTGGTTTTGTAAATCTTTC from Candidatus Poribacteria bacterium includes:
- a CDS encoding helix-turn-helix domain-containing protein; the protein is MNQEIYLSVAQAADLLGISQETLYKEIQAKNLTAVENPDRKRKHQVIAHSELSRLYGNVYIPDGYLEYAGDKSVDFVRVALRQENERLRKALEDTQKREQFLNDQLATALQNQKTLIEAHAELTKTLDNLTTILENMT